CCTGGGTGGCGGTGGTCATCAGAAGTAGCCTTCCTTCTTGCGGTCTTCCATAGCGGATTCGCTGAGCCTGTCGTCAGCGCGGGTGGCGCCGCGCTCGGTGAGGCGGCTGGTGGAGATTTCGGCGAGGACGTCGTCGATGGTGGTGGCGTCGGACTCGACGGCGCCGGTGCAGCTCATATCGCCGACGGTGCGGTAGCGCACGCGCTTAGTCACGAGCTTTTCCCCGCGCGAGTCGTCGGGCTCGCCCCACTCGCCGGGGGTCAGCCACATGCCGCCACGGTTGAACACCTCGCGGTCGTGGGCGAAGTAGATCTCGGGCAGCGCGATGCCGCGCGCGCCGATGTACTCCCACACGTCGGTCTCGGTCCAGTTGGAGATCGGGAAGACGCGGATGTTCTCCCCCGGCAGCTTGCCGCCGTTGTAGAGGTTCCACAGCTCGGGTCGCTGGCGGCGCGGGTCCCACCCGCCGAAGGAGTCGCGCACGGAGAAGACGCGCTCCTTGGCGCGTGCCCGCTCCTCGTCGCGGCGCGCGCCGCCGAGGACCGCGTCGTAGCCCTGCTCGGCGATGGTCTCGACGAGCGGGACGGTTTGCAGCGGGTTGCGGGTGCCGTCGGGGCGCTCCTGGAGGTCGCCGCGGTCGATCCAGTCCTGGACCTTGGCCACTCGCAGCCGGGCGCCGGTCTCCGCCACGAGGCGGTCGCGGAACTCGATGACCTCGGGGAAGTTGTGGCCGGTGTCCACGTGCAGCAACTCGAAGGGCACGGCGGCGGGTGCGAAGGCGCGGCGGGCGAGCTCGAAGACGACGACGGAGTCCTTGCCGCCGGAGAACAACAGCCCGACCTTGTCGAACTGCCCGGCCACCTCGCGCAGGATGTGGATGGACTCGTTTTCTAGGTCTTTGAGGTGGGGGGAAAGCAGAGTGTCGGTGGTAATCGTGGTGGTCATGTGTGCAGTCCGCATTCTGTCTTGGCGTTGCCGGCCCAGCGGCCGGATCGGGGGTCTTGTCCTTCTAGCACCGGCAGGGTGCAGGTCGCGCAGCCGATGGAGGGGTAGTTCTGCTTGGTCAGGGGGTGGACGATGAGGTCGCGCTCGGCGATGAATCGCTCGGTGTCCTCGAGCGTCCAGGTGATGATCGGGGAGATCTTCAGCCGCCCGGTCTTGTCCAGCGACAGCGCCGGAGCGGTGGCGCGGGTAGGCCCGTCGGCGCGCCGCAGGCCGGTGATCCAGCCCTGGTAGTCGGAAAGCGCCACCGCGAGCGGCTCGACCTTGCGCATTCGGCAGCAGGCGGTCGGGTTGGAACGGTAGAGGTTCGCGCCATAGGTCGCGTCCTGTTGCTTACGGGAAAGTTGCGCGGTAGCGCGCACCAGCTTGTTCGCGTATCGACGTTCCACTAGGTCGGCGACCTCGAGGGTCTCCGGGAAGTGGTATTCGGTGTCGAGGAACAGGAAGTCCGCGTCGGGCAGGTGGTCGTGGGCCAGCTCCGCGAGGACGGTGTTTTCCATGGACAGGGTGACCACGAGGTCGCCGGAAGTGTGCTCGCGCGCCCAGTCCAGGATGTCGCCCGCCTTGGCGTCGTAAAGCGAATCCGCCCATTTTTCGACGAGCTCGGCGTTGGTGCGGCGAACGTCTTCCGGCAGCGGCGCGGTGGTTTTAGGCCCCTCGGGCGAGATCCCCGGGTCGCGCAGCGGTGCGCGCGAACCCAGGACGGGGCTGGTGGGGAGGGTGAAAGTCATGGTGGGTCTTTTCGTTGCAAGGATCAGGCGGTAACGAGCGTGTGGCCGTGGCGGGCGAGCGACTGCTGCAGAGCCTGGGCGGAGGACGGTGCCTTGTCCGGCCGGTGCTCCGCATCGTCTTGTCCGTGGAACATGACGGAGAAGACGCGGTGGCAGTCGGCGCAGCTCCAGGCGAACTCGTCCTCGACGTCCGGGAACAGCGAGGTGCCTGCGCAGTAGGGGCAGTACTCGGGGTGGTTGCGGTTGGGGTTGGGCTTGCGGCGGAAACTCATTGCAGATCGGCCTCCTCGGCGCGCAGCACCCATTCGCGGAACTGCTCGCCCTCGGTGCGTTGCTTCTTGTACTTGGTCACGAGGCGGACGACGTAGTTGCCGACCTCGGCGGAGGTGACCTTGTGCCCGCGCAGCTTGCGGCCCCAGTCCGGGTGCAGGCCGAGCGCGCCGCCCAGGTGCACCTGGAAGCCCTCGACGCGGTTGCCCTCGTCGTCGGTGACGGTCTGTCCCTTGAAGCCGATGTCGGCGACCTGCGTGCGGGCGCAGGAGTTCGGGCAGCCGTTGAGCGAGATGCGGATGGGGACGTCGAGGTCGCCGACGCGCTCCTCGAGGTCGTCGACCAGCTCGATCGCGCGGGCCTTGGTGGTCACGTGCGCGAGCTTGCAGAACTCCAGGCCGGTGCAGGAGACGATGCCGCGGCGGAACTCCGAGGGCTTGGAGTACAGGCCGGTCTCATCCAGCGCCGCCGACAGCGGCTCGACGTCTCCTGGCTCGATGTCGAGGAAGAGCAGCTCCTTGTCCGGGGTGGTGCGCAGGCGTTCGATGCCGAAGCGCTCCGCGACGTCCGCGATGGCGATGAGCTGCTCGCCGGTGGCGTGCCCCACGGTGGGCTTAACACCGAGGTAGAACCGGCCGTCCTTCTGCTTGTGCAGGCCGAGGTGGTCGCGGGCGCCGGGGTTTTCCGGCACGTGGGGCCCGTCGATGAGCGGGGCGTCGAGGTATTCGGTCTCGAGCACCTCGCGGAACTTCTCGATGCCCCACTGCGCGACCAAGAACTTCAGGCGCGCGCGGTTGCGCAGGCGGCGGAAGCCGTAGTCGCGGAAGATGCGGGCGACGCCAGCCCAAACCTCGGGCACGCGCTCGAGCGGGACCCACGCGCCGAGCGAGCGGGCGAGCATCGGGTTGGTGGACAGCCCGCCGCCGACGTAGCACTCGAAGCCGGGGCCGAACTCGGGGTGGACCGAGCCGATGAAGGAGATGTCCTGGATCTCGTGGGTGACGTCCTGGCGAGCATTGCCGGAGATGGCCGTCTTAAACTTGCGCGGCAGGTTGTGGAACTCCTCGCGCGGCAGGTAGTTTGCAACGATCTCGTCGATGGCCGGGGTGGCGTCGATGATCTCGTCCGCGGCCACACCCGCGACCGGGGAGCCCAGGATGACGCGCGGGACGTCGCCGCAGCCCAGCAGCGTGGACAGGCCGTTGACCTCGAGCTTGTCCCAGATGGCGGGGACGTCCTCGATGCGGATCCAGTGCAGCTGGATGTTCTGCCGATCGGTGAAGTCGGCGGTGGAGCGGGCGTAGTCGCGGGAGATCTCGCCGACGGTGCGCAGCTGCTGCGGGGTGACCCGGCCGCCGTCGAAGCGCACTCGCATCATGAAGAACTCGTCCTGGAGCTCGGAGTTTTCCAGCTGGCCGGTCAGCTCCCCGCCCAGGTCCTGGCGGCGTTGGGTGTACAGACCCAGCCACTTGAAGCGGGGCGCGAGGTCTTCTGCCGGGATGGAGGAGAACCCCTGCTTGGAGTAGATGTCGATCACGCGTTGGCGCGCGGACAGGCCGCCGTCTTCCTGCTTGATGCGCTCGTCGCCGTTGAGGGGTTCGCGCCCGTCCAGCTTCCACTGTCCTTCAGATTTCTTGGCGCGGGCAGGTCGCTTCTCGACGCCCGCCGCTTGGGTCGCTGCACGCTGGGCGGGGGCTGCGTCGCGGATGGTTGTCGTGGTCATGTGCGAATGTCAGGCTTTCTTGGTGTCTCGTGGATCGGGTGCGAGTGCCGCTTTGTGCTCGGGGCCGCGAAAGGCACCCCCGGGCGAATAAAAATCGGGCACGGCGATGCAGTGCGCTCCCCGGTTTTGCGGGGTGGTGGTTCTTCTAGGTGATCGAGAGCCACCCTGGCAGGGCGGCTCCGTTGCCGTAACAGACAATGTAGATATACCAAGTTGTCTAAGCAAGGGTTTTCATAGACCGAGCTGTACATTAAACGGCGCTTTGATGGCTTTGTCCTGCACATTTAAAAAATAATCGCGGTGAATTTAATACAGACCACTTGGTTCATTTTTCGCGTATTTTGAATTTAAATACCCGAATTCTTGCCAAGATGCGACGCAAGACGCTAGCTTTACGAACCACTTGGTCTAGTTCCATTGAGATTCGCCCCGCCGGGGGCGAACCGCTGGGCCAAAGACGAGAAACCTTGGCGTCGACAAGCACAATGCAACGAGCACGGCGCGCATCCAATCACGAATTCCTAGAAAGGCTTCGGCTACTTCCCATGACCACCTCTACCCCGCTTCGCGTCGCCGTCATCGGTGCAGGCCCCGCCGGCATCTACGCCTCCGACATCCTGGTGAAAAACACCGAGGGCGACGTGGCCATCGACCTCATCGAGCAGATGCCAGCGCCCTTCGGGCTGATCCGCTACGGCGTGGCCCCCGACCACCCGCGCATCAAGGGGATTATCAAGTCGTTGCATCGCGTCCTCGACACCCCGCAGATCCGCCTGCTCGGCAACATCCACGTCGGCCGCGACGTGAGCGTTGAGGAGCTGCAGCAGTACTACGACGCCGTAGTCTTCGCGACCGGCGCCGTCGGCGACCGCTCCATCGGCATCCCCGGCGAGGACCTCGAGGGCGTGCACGGCGCGGGCGAGTTCGTGGGATTCTACGACGGCAATCCGCGGTTCGAGCGCGACTGGGACCTGTCGGCGAAGGAGGTCGCGGTCATCGGCGTCGGCAACGTGGGCCTCGATGTCGCCCGCATCCTTGCAAAGACCGGCGACGAGCTGCTGGTCACCGAGATCCCCGACAATGTCTATGCATCGCTGAAGGACAACCAGGCCGAGACCGTCCGCGTGTTCGGCCGCCGCGGCCCGGCCCAGGTGAAGTTCTCGCCGCAGGAGCTCAAGGAGCTCGACCACTCGCCCACCATCAACGTGGTCGTCGACCCGGAGGACATCGACTACGACGCCGCCTCCGAGCAGGCCCGCCGCGATTCCAAGTCCCAGGACCTCGTCTGCCAGATCATCGAGGGCTACGCGCTGCGTGAGCCGAAGGAGGCCCCGCACGCGCTGCAGATCCACCTCTTCGAGAACCCCGTGGAGATCCTCGGCGAGAACGGCAAGGTGGTGGGGCTTCGCACCGAGCGCACGGAGCTCGCCGGCGACGGCTCCGTCCGCGGCACCGGCAAGTTCACGGACTGGCCGGTCCAGGCCATCTATGCCGCGGTGGGCTACCGCTCGGACGCCATCGACGGCGTGCCCTTCAACGACGCACAGCACGTCATCAACAACGACGGCGGCCACGTCGTGGACCTCGACGGCGCGATCGTCCCCGGCCTCTACACCACCGGCTGGATCAAGCGCGGCCCCGTCGGCCTCATCGGAAACACCAAGTCCGACGCGAAGGAGACCATTGACATGCTGCTTTCCGACGCCAAGGCGGGCCTACTCGGTGCCGAGTACACCTCCGACTTCACCGAGCTGCTTCGCGAGCGCGGCATCGACTACACCACCTGGGAGGGCTGGCACGCCCTCGACGCCGCGGAGCGCGCGCTCGGCGAGGCCGAGGACCGCGAGCGCAAGAAGATCGTCGAGTGGGAGGAGATGGTCGAGGCCTCGAAGGTGACCGTCTAGTCCGGGTCGGCGCGAGTCAGTGCGGGCGGGGCGGGGTCCCCCTGTTTCGCTCGATATTGGTCACAAAAGTTCATCGAATAAAATGAGTCATCGTAATATTTTCTGTCATACATTTCCCCCTCTTTGCTGACGATGGCGATGGACTCCCACGATGACTTACTTTGATCTCCCCTTTCAGCCCGACGAGCTGACCCAAGAAGCTATTTTTGCCGCGCACGAGGGCGGCAAGCTGGCTGTGGCCTCCGCCCGCCCGCTGCGCTCTCGTCACGACCTCTCCCTCGCCTACACCCCGGGCGTGGCCCAGGTGTGCAAGGCCATCGAGGCCGACGAGTCCCTGTACCCGCGCTACACCGGCGCCGGCCGCACCGTCGCCGTGATCTCCGACGGCACCGCGGTCTTGGGGCTTGGCGACATCGGCCCGAAGGCCGCCATGCCCGTCATGGAGGGCAAGTGCCAGCTGTTTTCCTCCTTCGTCGACGTCAACGCGATCCCGATCGTCGTCAACGAGACCGACACCGACAAGCTCATCGAGGCCATTGCTGCCATCGCCTTGAGCTTCGGCGCCATCAACCTGGAGGACATCTCCGCGCCGCGCTGCTTCGAGGTGGAGCGCCGCCTCGACAAGATGCTCGACATCCCGGTCTTCCATGACGACCAGCACGGCACCGCCATCGTGCTCACTGCGGGCATCAAGAACGCCTGTAAGCTCGCCGGCCGCACGCTCGAGGACCTGCAGGTGGTCATCTCCGGCGCGGGTGCCGCGGGCATCGCCTGCTGCAAGATGCTTCTCGACGCTGGTGTGAAAGACATCATCCTGCTTGACTCCAAGGGCGTTATCCACCCTGACCGCGAGGGCGGCCTACACCCGGTCAAGCAGGAGATCGCCGAGATTACCAACCCGCGTCGGGTCACCGAACGCGAGGCCGCCTTCGACGGCGCGAGCGTGTTCATCGGCCTCTCGCGCGGCAAGGTCGGCGAGGACCTGCTCAAGCGCATGGCCGAGAAGCCCTTCCTGTTCTCGCTCGCGAACCCGGACCCGGAGATCGAGCCGGAGCTGGCCGCTAAGTACGCCTCTGTCGTTGCAACGGGGCGCAGCGACCTGCCCAACCAGATCAACAACGTGCTGGCCTTCCCTGGCATCTTCCAGGGCGCGCTCAACGCGCAGGCCACCTCGATCACCCCGGCGATGAAACTCGCTGCATCGGAGGCGATCGCCTCGATCGTGGGCGACGACCTCGCCGTCGACTACATCATCCCGTCCGCGCTCGACAGCCGCGTCGCCCCGGCGGTCGCTGCAGCAGTCGAAAAGGCGGCACTCGCTTAAACACGCCTTCGGCTCCTCGCCCCCGTTCCCCTGCTGCGGAGCGGGGGCGACGTCGTTGCAACGACTTTAGATAAGCCCCAATTCCTCGACTGCCTGCGCGAGTTCGCGCGCCCCGCGCGCCACCGCGTCTGCCCACGTCCCCGTGGATTCCTCGTTGGCGTTGTCGCTGACCTGCTTGAGCAGCCGGACCGGGATCTCGAAGTGCTGGCAAGTCTTTGCAACGGCGTAGCCCTCCATGTCGACCAGCTCCGCGATCCGCGCGAGCTTCTCGCGGCGCAGCGAGTCGTTGATGAAGGAGTCGCCGGTCGCAAGCCTCGCAGTGGGAAGCGGGCCACCGGATTGCTGCAGAGCCAGGGCGTTGGGGAAGGGGCGGCCGGTGATCTGCTCGATGGCGCTCGTGTCGAAGTCGTGCTTGATCACCTCGGTAATCTCGTACACCCCGGCGTAGCCGTCGACAAGCGAGCCAGCAGTGCCGATGTTGATCACCGCTGCAGGGCGCGGTCCGCGCGCGAGTACTTCCGCCAGGGCGATGGTCGCGTTGAGCGTGCCGATGCCGGTGATCAAAGTCGTTGCATCGTGTGGCAGCGCCGCCGCCTCGCCCGCGACCGCCGCGATGAACAGAGGGCGACGGGGATCGATCTCGTGATTCAGGTGCATGCCCTCGAGCTTAAACGCCCTATCCGGCAAAGAGCACGGCAAGCCCCGCGAGGATGCACAGCGGCACCTCGGCAACACCGATCTGCTTCGGGGTCCACGCCCAGCGGTGGAGCGTGAGCGGGAAAGTCGTTGCACGCACGAGCGCCCACACGGCGACCACGATCATGAGCCACCACGACGCGACAGGGACGATGCGTCCGGCCCCGAGAAAGAGCACCGCAACGACGACCACTGCGTGGTAGGCCACCGAGCCAACCAGGTAGCCGGATTTGCCGCGCTCGCGCACCATCGTCTTCACGAACGGTATGGTGCCGGTGAAGTACGCGGCGAGGAAGGCCGTCGCCGCCCACTGCGATGCCGGGATCCCCGCGAGACTCCTGGTTGCATCGCTTCGAGCGACCTCGCCGACCAAGTACAGCGCTGGCAGCAGCAGCGCGGAGGCGCACGTGGTGGACACGCCCGAGAGCAGCGAGCGGGGTCGGTGCCGCAAAGTCTCTGCAACGGCGATGAGAACCAGCGGAGCGAACAGCGGTGCGAACCACAATAGACAAGGAGCAAGGAGGACGACGATAACGATGCACGCCAGGCTCATCGCCCCGGTGACCGCCATCGGCACGGCGTATTCGTGTTTGCGGTGCGGGTTGCGCGCCTTGACCCACTGGCCGAAGGCGAAGAAACAGAAGTAGCCGGAAAACCAAGCGCCGAGGATGAGCGCCAGCGTAACCACGAGCCGGGGTAAAGTCGTTGCATCCTGGCGAAGTAGCGCCACCAGCACCCCGGCGACCGCGGGCGTGGACAGCATCGCCCACGCGCCGTGTTGGTTGGGCACCCACCGGGCAGCCGTTCGCCGGGCCTTTCGCGTCGGCGGTGACGGAGTTGCCGGGGTGGAGTTCGATGCAGCGACAGGATACACATCGTCATGGTACATCATCCAAAAGTTTGATGCCGACACCCCGGACCGGACCGATCTGTCTAGATTTACACCTTCCAAGAGCCCAAAAAGAACCAATCGGTCTATATTTTTATTCATTCCCTACATGCCGACTACCTGTGGCTTTTCGTTCGCTAACACCAGACGCTAGACACGGTAAACGGCCAAGGTATAGATTCGTTAGACAAAGCAGTCTACAAATACTGAACCACTGAAATACTGAACTGCTGAGCTGAAAGGTAAACGATGAGTCGCTCACTTTCCATCGCTGTCATCGGCGCCGGCGCGTCCGGCCTCTACATTGCCGATCAGCTCATGTGCCGCACCGTGGGCGCCCACATCGATCTCATTGACCAGACCCCGGCACCCATCGGCATCGCCGCCTACAGCGCCCGCCCGCCGCGAAGCGTTGCAGCTTCGACCACCCACCTCATCGGCAACGTCCGCGTCGGCACCGATGTTTCGGCTGCAGAGCTTCGCGGCGTCTACGACGTCGTCATCGATGCAACGACTTTCGCCGAGGGGGTCTCCGAGTTCACCCTCGACGCGACGATCGACATCGCCCTCGCAGGCGCCGAGGCCACGCATCCGCGCCTCGAGCTCGCCGAGCTGCTGCAGCGCCGAGGCGTCCCGGCGACGCGGTGGGTCAACCCGCTCAACCTCCCCACCGGCCGGGGCCTTCGCGAATGGCAGGCGGCGCTCGCCACCTCCCGCGGCGTCCCGGTGTGCTTTTAAAAAGTCGTTGCAACAACTCCCGCAGGCCCCTTCACCCGGGGCTGCCGGGAGTTTTGCGCGTGAAGGAAAAGTCGTTGCATCGCTTTCCGACGCCTTCGGCGCCGTAGGCGTCGACAAGCGTGCAACTAGGCTCACGCGATGCCACGCCTTAAAGTAAGAGCCATGTCCTCCGCGACGCGGGCCCCCTCCCGCGTGCGGTCAAGCCTCACCCCAGAAGGACCGTGAATCAACCCGTGATCTCCCACGTGCTCGCAAGCCCGGCGACCACCCCGGTGACGACGACGCTCGGTATCGCAGGCATCGTACTTTCGCTGCCGGCCTGGATCTACTTCATCCTTGCCGTGGCGAGGCTCTACCGCTTCGTCGCCGCGGGAAAGCCCAGCTACGAGCGCACGAACCAGCCTTTGCAAAGACTTGGGACCATGCTCAAGGAGGTCTTCTTCCACACCGAGCTCGTGCGCAAGCCCGCCGTCGCGGTGGCGCACTGGTTCGTCATGCTTGGATTCCTCATCGGCTCGCTCGTCTGGTTCGAGGCCTATATTCAGACCTTCGCGCCGGATTCCGGCTGGCCGATCATCGGCCACTGGGCGATCTACCACCTCGCCGAGGAAGTCCTTGCATTGGGAACGGTCATCGGCATCGCGTTCCTGTTCGCGCTGCGTATCAGTAAGGGCACCCGTGAGCGACTGTCGCGCTTCTACGGTTCGAACAGCGCCGCGGCGTTCTTCGTCGAGGCGGTCGTCTTCGTCGAGGGGCTGGGGATGCTGCTGGTCAAGGCGTCGAAGATCGCCACCTACGGCCACGCCTCCTGGACGGACTTTGTCACCCGCGAAGTCGCTGCATTGCTCCCGGCATCCGCCACGCTGGTCTCGGCGTTCGCACTCGTCAAGCTGCTCACGGGCATGATCTGGCTCGTCGTCGTGGCACGCAACCTCAACTGGGGCGTTGCGTGGCACCGCTTCCTCGCCTTCTTCAACATCTTCTTCCGCAGGAATCCAGGCGGCGCCAAGGCGCTCGGTGCTGCCGCTCCCATGCTTTCCGACGGCCAGCCCCTCACCCTGGAGACCCTCGACGAGGCCGGGGACGAGCCCACCTTGGGCGTCGGAAAGCTAGGCGATGCACCGTGGAAGATGCTGCTCGATGCGGCAACCTGTACCGAGTGCGGCCGATGCCAGGAGCAGTGCCCCGCCTGGCACACCGAAAAGCCGCTGTCGCCGAAGCTTTTCGTCACCGACATCCGCGACGCGGCGGTGGCCAACTCCGCTTACCTCACCGATCCCGCGACCTTTGCGGCCGACGAGTCGCACGCGGGCGTCGACGTGCTCAAGCTCGTGGGCGAGTCCCAGGTGATCAAGCCCGATGTCCTGTGGAGCTGCACCAACTGCGGCGCCTGCGTCGAGCAGTGCCCCGTCGACATCGAACACATCGATCACGTGCTCAACCTGCGCCGCTTCCAAGTCCTTGCAGAGTCCGACTTCCCCTCCGAGCTCACTGGCCTGTTCAAGAACCTCGAGACCAAGGGCAACCCGTGGGGACGCAACAACTCCGAGCGCCAGTCCTGGATCGACGAGGCCCGCCGCGACGGGCTGGAGGTCCCCGTCTTCGGCGAGGACGTCCACGACTTTGACGACCTCGAGTACCTGTTCTGGGTCGGTTGCGCCGGCGCCTTCGACGACGAGGGCAAGAAGACCACCCGCGCCGTCGTCGAGTTGCTGCATACCGCGGGCGTGAAGTTCGCCGTCTTGTCCAAGGGCGAGACCTGCACCGGCGACCCGGCCCGCCGCGCGGGCAACGAGTTCCTGTTCCAGCAGCTTGCGCTCGACAACGTCGCCACCTTGAACGGCGTCTTCGAGGGCGTCCCGCAGGGCCAGCGCAAGATCATCACCACCTGCGCGCACTGCTTCAACACGCTGCGCAACGAGTACCCCGACTTCGACGGCCACTTCGACGTCTTCCACCACACCCAGCTCTTAAGCCGCCTCGTGCGCGACAAGCTGCTCACCCCGATCCCGCGCACGGCGGACAACCGCCAGCCGATCACCTACCACGACCCGTGCTTCCTCGGCCGCCACAACAAGGTCTTCGACCCGCCGCGCGAGCTGCTCGGGCTCACCGGCGCCAACCTCATCGAGATGGACCGCAACCGCAACGAGGGCTTCTGCTGCGGTGCGGGCGGCGCGCGCATGTTCATGGAGGAAAAGCTCGGCACCCGCATCAACGAAAATCGTGCCGCCGAGGCCGTCGCCACCGGCGCCGAGGTCATTGCGGTGGGTTGCCCGTATTGCAACACCATGCTCACCACAGGTGTGAAGACCGTTGCAGAAAAGCAGGCGGCACCGGTGGTCAAGGACGTTGCGCGTCTGCTTCGCGATAGCGTGCTTGTCGACGGCACGCTCCCGGAGCCTCGGGCGAAGGCGTTCCTCGAGTCGCCCCGCAGGACGCCGCGCCGCGAGGACAAGCAGCAACCGAAAGTCGTTGCAACGCCTCCGACCACGCCGGGAGCACCGGTATCAGCAACCCACACGCCCGCGACGCCAGCCGCTGGCGTGCCCGCGCCCGGGGTCCCGGCGCCGACTGCAGGTGTCCCACAGCCTGGCACCGTCCCGACCCCCGCCGCCATCCCGTCGGTGCCCGTCCCGGGTGCTGCCGTGCCGCCCCCCACCGCGGTGCCGACGCTGCAGGCTGCGGCGCCTACTCCGACGGTTCCGACGCCAGCATCGCCGAGCGTGCCCTCCCCGGCAGTTCCGACGCCAACGCCTGCCGTCCCGACTCCGGGTGCTGCCGTGCCGAAACCGACCATCCCCGCACCGGGCTCTGCGGCCCCTGCGCCTGCGGTGCCTTCCCCCGGCGCCGTGCCTCCGCCGAGCGTGCCGACTCCGGCAGCCGCTGCGCCGAAACCGACCATCCCCGCGCCCGGCGCGATTCCACCGCCCGCAGCGCCTATGCCCAATGTGCCGGTACCGGGCGCTTCGGCGCCAGCTCCCGCAGTGCCCGCGCCGACGCCTTCGGTCCCAGCGCCGGGGGCTGCTATCCCCCGCCCCGCTGTTCCCTCACCCAGCCCGACGGCTGGGGA
This is a stretch of genomic DNA from Corynebacterium vitaeruminis DSM 20294. It encodes these proteins:
- a CDS encoding nitrite/sulfite reductase produces the protein MTTTTIRDAAPAQRAATQAAGVEKRPARAKKSEGQWKLDGREPLNGDERIKQEDGGLSARQRVIDIYSKQGFSSIPAEDLAPRFKWLGLYTQRRQDLGGELTGQLENSELQDEFFMMRVRFDGGRVTPQQLRTVGEISRDYARSTADFTDRQNIQLHWIRIEDVPAIWDKLEVNGLSTLLGCGDVPRVILGSPVAGVAADEIIDATPAIDEIVANYLPREEFHNLPRKFKTAISGNARQDVTHEIQDISFIGSVHPEFGPGFECYVGGGLSTNPMLARSLGAWVPLERVPEVWAGVARIFRDYGFRRLRNRARLKFLVAQWGIEKFREVLETEYLDAPLIDGPHVPENPGARDHLGLHKQKDGRFYLGVKPTVGHATGEQLIAIADVAERFGIERLRTTPDKELLFLDIEPGDVEPLSAALDETGLYSKPSEFRRGIVSCTGLEFCKLAHVTTKARAIELVDDLEERVGDLDVPIRISLNGCPNSCARTQVADIGFKGQTVTDDEGNRVEGFQVHLGGALGLHPDWGRKLRGHKVTSAEVGNYVVRLVTKYKKQRTEGEQFREWVLRAEEADLQ
- a CDS encoding YwiC-like family protein, which gives rise to MPNQHGAWAMLSTPAVAGVLVALLRQDATTLPRLVVTLALILGAWFSGYFCFFAFGQWVKARNPHRKHEYAVPMAVTGAMSLACIVIVVLLAPCLLWFAPLFAPLVLIAVAETLRHRPRSLLSGVSTTCASALLLPALYLVGEVARSDATRSLAGIPASQWAATAFLAAYFTGTIPFVKTMVRERGKSGYLVGSVAYHAVVVVAVLFLGAGRIVPVASWWLMIVVAVWALVRATTFPLTLHRWAWTPKQIGVAEVPLCILAGLAVLFAG
- a CDS encoding nucleosidase, which encodes MHLNHEIDPRRPLFIAAVAGEAAALPHDATTLITGIGTLNATIALAEVLARGPRPAAVINIGTAGSLVDGYAGVYEITEVIKHDFDTSAIEQITGRPFPNALALQQSGGPLPTARLATGDSFINDSLRREKLARIAELVDMEGYAVAKTCQHFEIPVRLLKQVSDNANEESTGTWADAVARGARELAQAVEELGLI
- a CDS encoding NAD(P)-dependent malic enzyme, coding for MTYFDLPFQPDELTQEAIFAAHEGGKLAVASARPLRSRHDLSLAYTPGVAQVCKAIEADESLYPRYTGAGRTVAVISDGTAVLGLGDIGPKAAMPVMEGKCQLFSSFVDVNAIPIVVNETDTDKLIEAIAAIALSFGAINLEDISAPRCFEVERRLDKMLDIPVFHDDQHGTAIVLTAGIKNACKLAGRTLEDLQVVISGAGAAGIACCKMLLDAGVKDIILLDSKGVIHPDREGGLHPVKQEIAEITNPRRVTEREAAFDGASVFIGLSRGKVGEDLLKRMAEKPFLFSLANPDPEIEPELAAKYASVVATGRSDLPNQINNVLAFPGIFQGALNAQATSITPAMKLAASEAIASIVGDDLAVDYIIPSALDSRVAPAVAAAVEKAALA
- a CDS encoding FAD/NAD(P)-binding protein, whose protein sequence is MSRSLSIAVIGAGASGLYIADQLMCRTVGAHIDLIDQTPAPIGIAAYSARPPRSVAASTTHLIGNVRVGTDVSAAELRGVYDVVIDATTFAEGVSEFTLDATIDIALAGAEATHPRLELAELLQRRGVPATRWVNPLNLPTGRGLREWQAALATSRGVPVCF
- a CDS encoding FAD-dependent oxidoreductase — protein: MTTSTPLRVAVIGAGPAGIYASDILVKNTEGDVAIDLIEQMPAPFGLIRYGVAPDHPRIKGIIKSLHRVLDTPQIRLLGNIHVGRDVSVEELQQYYDAVVFATGAVGDRSIGIPGEDLEGVHGAGEFVGFYDGNPRFERDWDLSAKEVAVIGVGNVGLDVARILAKTGDELLVTEIPDNVYASLKDNQAETVRVFGRRGPAQVKFSPQELKELDHSPTINVVVDPEDIDYDAASEQARRDSKSQDLVCQIIEGYALREPKEAPHALQIHLFENPVEILGENGKVVGLRTERTELAGDGSVRGTGKFTDWPVQAIYAAVGYRSDAIDGVPFNDAQHVINNDGGHVVDLDGAIVPGLYTTGWIKRGPVGLIGNTKSDAKETIDMLLSDAKAGLLGAEYTSDFTELLRERGIDYTTWEGWHALDAAERALGEAEDRERKKIVEWEEMVEASKVTV
- the cysD gene encoding sulfate adenylyltransferase subunit CysD, which encodes MTTTITTDTLLSPHLKDLENESIHILREVAGQFDKVGLLFSGGKDSVVVFELARRAFAPAAVPFELLHVDTGHNFPEVIEFRDRLVAETGARLRVAKVQDWIDRGDLQERPDGTRNPLQTVPLVETIAEQGYDAVLGGARRDEERARAKERVFSVRDSFGGWDPRRQRPELWNLYNGGKLPGENIRVFPISNWTETDVWEYIGARGIALPEIYFAHDREVFNRGGMWLTPGEWGEPDDSRGEKLVTKRVRYRTVGDMSCTGAVESDATTIDDVLAEISTSRLTERGATRADDRLSESAMEDRKKEGYF
- a CDS encoding phosphoadenylyl-sulfate reductase, with the protein product MTFTLPTSPVLGSRAPLRDPGISPEGPKTTAPLPEDVRRTNAELVEKWADSLYDAKAGDILDWAREHTSGDLVVTLSMENTVLAELAHDHLPDADFLFLDTEYHFPETLEVADLVERRYANKLVRATAQLSRKQQDATYGANLYRSNPTACCRMRKVEPLAVALSDYQGWITGLRRADGPTRATAPALSLDKTGRLKISPIITWTLEDTERFIAERDLIVHPLTKQNYPSIGCATCTLPVLEGQDPRSGRWAGNAKTECGLHT